A stretch of the Gossypium hirsutum isolate 1008001.06 chromosome D07, Gossypium_hirsutum_v2.1, whole genome shotgun sequence genome encodes the following:
- the LOC107955008 gene encoding mediator of RNA polymerase II transcription subunit 19a codes for MDPEGKKFGGGPRELSGAVDLISHYKLLPHHDFFCKRPLPVSISDTHYLHNVVGDTEIRKGEGMQLDQLIQNTSHNRDSNVRIQPFDLDILKEAFQLSETTPVELPVSEKGIPTIAGKSKSEAKDKDRKHKKHKDRDKDKDKEHKKHKHRHKDKDRSKDKDKEKKKDRSGHHDSGADHSKKHHEKKRKHDGDEDLSDVHRHKKSKHKSSKIDEVGAIKVAG; via the exons ATGGATCCTGAAGGCAAGAAATTTGGAGGAG GACCGAGGGAACTTAGCGGTGCTGTTGATCTTATAAGTCACTATAAGTTATTGCCTCACCATGACTTCTTCTGCAAGAGACCTCTTCCAGTATCAATCTCAGATACACATTATCTTCATAATGTGGTGGGAGATACTGAAATTAGAAAAGGAGAAGGGATGCAGCTGGACCAGCTTATTCAGAATACATCTCATAACAGAGACTCTAATGTCCGTATACAGCCTTTTGACCTTGATATTCTTAAGGAGGCTTTCCAGCTGAGTGAAACCACTCCTGTTGAATTGCCAGTG AGTGAAAAAGGGATTCCTACTATTGCTGGGAAGTCAAAGAGTGAAGCTAAAGATAAGGACAGGAAGCATAAAAAGCACAAGGACCGAGATAAGGACAAGGATAAAGAGCATAAGAAGCACAAGCACCGTCATAAAGATAAAGATCGAAGTAAAGATAAAGACAAGGAAAAAAAGAAGGATAGAAGTGGGCATCATGATTCTGGTGCTGATCACTCAAAAAAGCACCATGAAAAG AAAAGGAAGCATGATGGAGATGAAGATCTTAGTGATGTTCACAGACACAAAAAAAGTAAG CATAAAAGCTCAAAAATTGATGAAGTTGGTGCAATTAAAGTAGCAGGCTGA
- the LOC107955006 gene encoding acyl-coenzyme A thioesterase 9, mitochondrial: MEFNCSSPTTIPVVSTFASPFDTSAAVNGSDSTSTRKPISLWPGMYHSPVTNALWEAKSQIFERLLDPPKDAPPQSELLTKTPSQSRTSILYNLSSDYILREQYRDPWNEVRIGKLLEDLDALAGTISVKHCSDDDSTTRPLLLVTASVDKIVLKKPISVDIDLKIVGSVIWVGRSSIEIQLEVIQSTKENTDVSDSVALTANFIFVARDSKTGKAAPVNRLSPETEREKFLFEEAEARSKLRKRKRVDRREFEHGEINRLEALLAEGRIFCDMPALADRDSILLKDTHLENALICQPQQRNIHGRIFGGFLMHRAFELAFSTAYAFAGLVPCFLEVDHVDFLRPVDVGDFLRLKSCVLYTELENPDQPLINVEVVAHVTRPEIRTSEVSNTFYFTFSVRPEAKATKNGFKIRNVVPATEEEAHRILERMDAEMLTRKSQ; this comes from the exons ATGGAGTTTAATTGCTCATCTCCTACCACCATCCCTGTGGTTTCAACTTTTGCATCTCCCTTTGACACTTCTGCCGCTGTCAATGGCTCAGACTCCACGTCAACCAGGAAGCCCATCAGCCTATGGCCAGGAATGTACCATTCACCAGTAACCAATGCTTTATGGGAAGCCAAGTCCCAAATCTTTGAGAGACTCCTTGACCCACCAAAAGATGCACCCCCACAGAGCGAGTTGCTCACCAAAACCCCTTCTCAAAGCAGGACCAGCATCCTTTATAATTTATCATCAGACTACATTTTGAGAGAACAGTACAGGGATCCCTGGAATGAAGTTAGAATTGGGAAGTTGCTTGAAGACCTTGATGCTTTAGCTGGGACTATCTCTGTCAAg CATTGTTCAGATGATGATAGCACAACAAGGCCTCTTTTGCTGGTAACAGCTTCTGTTGACAAGATTGTTTTGAAGAAGCCTATTAGTGTTGATATTGATCTCAAAATAGTTGGTTCTGTCATATGGGTTGGGAGGTCATCAATTGAGATTCAACTAGAAGTCATTCAGTCCACGAAAG AAAACACGGATGTTTCGGACTCTGTAGCTCTAACAGCCAACTTCATCTTCGTGGCCCGTGACTCTAAGACTGGGAAAGCTGCTCCTGTTAACCGGCTTTCACCAGAAACTGAACGTGAGAAGTTTCTATTTGAAGAAGCTGAAGCTAGAagcaaattaagaaaaagaaaaagagtagaTAGAAGAGAATTTGAACATGGGGAGATAAATAGACTGGAAGCACTCTTGGCTGAGGGCCGAATCTTCTGTGATATGCCAGCCTTAGCTGATAGAGACAGCATTCTTTTAAAGGATACCCATCTTGAAAATGCCCTGATCTGCCAACCACAGCAGCGCAACATTCATGGTCGAATTTTTGGAGGTTTTTTAATGCATCGAGCTTTTGAGTTAGCTTTCTCAACAGCTTATGCATTTGCTGGACTAGTACCTTGCTTTTTGGAAGTTGATCATGTTGATTTCTTAAGGCCT GTTGACGTAGGGGATTTCCTTCGTCTAAAATCATGTGTTCTGTACACGGAACTTGAGAACCCTGATCAACCACTAATTAATGTTGAAGTTGTTGCTCATGTTACAAGGCCGGAGATCAGAACAAGTGAG GTATCGAATACATTTTATTTCACATTCTCCGTACGGCCAGAGGCAAAGGCCACCAAGAATGGATTTAAGATTCGAAATGTAGTTCCTGCTACAGAGGAAGAAGCGCATCGAATTTTAGAGCGCATGGATGCGGAGATGCTGACACGGAAAAGCCAGTGA